Genomic segment of Geotrypetes seraphini chromosome 4, aGeoSer1.1, whole genome shotgun sequence:
aggcacatcctgtaggcattcagccagcgcctctccttatCTCCagtcctcttccctgctggcacccccgtCATCTGAAGGGCCTTTCTGCTTGCGttgatgtcgatgtgatgacatcactcatgcatgtgatatcatcacaGTGACATTGCTCACTTCTTGGTGCCTTGAACCGTGGCCActaagtttagtgtgccgcggctcaagaaagtttgcgggacactacACTAGAGCATAGATTCTGTACATTACAGAGGGATTGACTTTACATTCTGGGTTGATGGGCAAAAGGCCTAACCAGGACCCTTAATACAAGTGGGCATATGTCTTATTAttgaagaaaatctagtctagGACAAATCTtagttttctgttttcttctaatTCAGTCCATGCACTGGGCCATTAAGACTAAGAAAGAGCCAATGCTGGAAGCACCTGATGTAAACTGTGCTGACATTGTAAACAGCGAGGATCGAGCccaacaggaagaaaacaaagcAGAACTTTCAGCTGGGAGGAACGTGCAGGAGGAAACCAAGATTCTTGAGGAAAACATGAACGAGGAAGAGCTAATGTCACCAAAGTATTCAGGCTCCCCAAGTAAGTGCAGTAATGACAACTATTTCCAAGTTCATATACAGTATTATAAACATAAGCAAATTCTACAGATTCTTACTAAGTCACACTGAGATTCAGGAAGCTGATTTTATAATCTATGGCCATGTTTTGACACTGTTTATCTATGTGCTTTGCAACAAATTGTACCGTGAACGTTACGATTGTTTACATTTTTGTGGATCCGATTCATCTTTTCCCCATAGACAGAGAATTGGCCTTACTACTCACCAGCATATTCAGGCCATTAGGTCCTATCCAGAGAAATCTGTATTACAAACCTTAGCTCGTGTGTTGGTTCCAAATCAATTAGGTTATTGCAATTCACTATATAATGGGCAAAAACCTTCCACCATCAAGCGTTTTACAAAATATTCAGAAGTGGCACTTAAGCTCATTTTCCATTCATGGAAGTTTGACCACATTCGGTGTGTGCAACTTCTTCAAAATACAACTGTAAAATTCATCAAAAGAGCTAAGAAATGAGATCGTGTTAACGCTGTTATTAAAAAAACAAGCATTGGCTACCCATTTCCCACAGGATTACTTTCAAGACTTTAACACTTGTTCATAAAATTTATTCCTCAGGTATACTACTCTTTCCCTTTTGCCTACTGATACCTTGCTCTTCACCCAGACCATTATGAACTTCCCAAAGCCACATAGGGTACCCGTCTTTTGTTACACGTATTCCTCCCTCATACTCTCATCCTTTCAACTGGAAATATCTCTTCAGGTAGTCAAGAAGGTCTTAAAATATTCCTCTTCTTGGATGCTTTTGGTGAATAATCTAATCTTAATGTAACGGTCCCACACTTATTCATGAGAGcagaggtataagaacataagaatagccttattggatcagactaatggtccatctagcccagtattgtCTTCAttgaggccaatccaagttacaagtacctggcaaaaaaccaaatagtagcagcattccatgccaccgatccagggcaagcagtggcttctccccagcagtttatggacttttcctccatgaacttgtccaaatcttttttttttcttggggggggggggcagggaaagagtggGAGTTACATGAATTTCCTTTCAGCTGTCCACCATCCCCATGGTGGCATTGAGTCCTACCCTTGCTAGTAGGGATGCCCAAGCCCCACCAGTTGGAGGTCCACTATCTgagacccccttcccttccatgctGCCTGAGCAGCAAAGAAGTCAGTGGCATGTTTTAGACACTGCCACTGGTGCTCTCTTATGTTCTTGGGCAGTTGATCTCTTTGGCTGGTAGGGCTTGGGCATCCCCACTAGCCATTCCACAGGTGTCACAATTTTGGAAGAGCCTGAGCCCAAGGTGAGGGGATCCAGGCCCACGAGACCCCCTCATGGCTATGCCATTGCATGAGAACTCATATTGGCTGGGCTATCCTCTTTCTCTTTTCTGATTTTGAATTTGTAATttcccatttcttctgtgtctttGTATAATGATcaagtattactactactactactattgattatttctatagcagATAAACTGTAAACTATAAACCACGTCACTCTATTAAGAGAGGATCACTGACTACTGATCACAAGCAGAGCAAATGCTAAGATTTTAAAATTAACCTATAAAATGTTCAGTATGGTCCTCCTATCTATTTATCTTATTTGTTGATGCCATATGTTCTGGGAAGGACCTTTTTCTCTCAGGAATACAACTGTCTGATGCTTCCACCTCTAGCCAATTCATGGTTAGAGAATACTTCCCATTCTGTTTTTCATGATCTGGCTCCACTATTGTAGAATCCATTCCCCAGAAGCCTATCTTTTCCCACTAGGTTCAAAATGGGCTGGAGATCTACATTTTCCCCCAGGTGTTTGCTGACAAACTACAGGGGCTGTCGATGGGTGTTGATGTTAGGAATTGAATTATATATTTGCTTCTCTTACTATAACTAGTTCTGGTAAGAGAAGCTTTTggctttcttctgactgtgtttTTGTTTCTAATGTCTATTGCATTTGAGGatgtttgtttattgaaagcttttttttttttttttaacctttatttATGACTTGAAACAATGCTCTACAATAGGCTACAAACACTGCTCAAATGCAGCTGCATTTAACGTCTGAGAGGATGGCCCAAATGCAGCTGCAGCATCAACAACCAAGGGAAGCAGAATACATATCGCTACTAGTGACTGGGGAGTcatttcagagtggtttacatgaacttCTGTAATGGAGTtacaattagagagttgcgcggggacagaaatcccacccgtccccacccgtccccgccaaagtcccacccgtccccacccatccccgtgaggaatcccacccgtccccacccgtccccgtgaggaatccctccgtccccacccgtccccgcgaggaatcccctccgtccccacccgtccccgcgaggaatcccctccgtccccgcccgtccatataaacttcagaaatagttatttcatttaattatgctactgaattaaaggctctggtagaaaccatttacaaataagcaaaaagactttattaatttgaaaatattaattgggaagaatacatactttgcaaatgggtttctaccagagcctctaatgtttataaatttttatcaacacaactaatatactactttatcctgaagcaaaataaaaaaaaagaaatataattattttcctaccttttgttgcctggtttctgctttcctcatgttctcattcaattccttccatccactgtctctcttccttctgcatcttccatttgctctgttactgtgcctctccctttcttcccccttccaaattggtctggcacccatcttcttctctccgctccccccatagtctggcatctgtcttcttccctgccagcgagttctccctactctctcttccccatttcctttcagcgtccttctccccccatcttccccatgtcctgtcagcgtccttctcccccctctgtcttccacatgtgctttcagtgtccttctcccccctctgcttccccatgtcctttcagcgtccttctccctctctgtcttccccatggcctttcagcgtccttctccaccccccccgtcttccccatgtcctttcagcgtccttctccacccctttgtcttccccatgtgctttcagcatccttctcccccctctgtcttccacaagtgctttcagagtcctttccccccccgcccttcccatggcctttcagcgtccttctccacccctttatcttccccatgtgctttcagcgtccttctccctcctctgtcttcaagtgctttcagcgtccttctccccccctccttctctaccgccccgggtgcagcacagccggccaggtccccttacttttgtggcacttccccaaccgactgacaacagccccggtccgacaaacctccctgcccttaactgcgaatctaaattaccttattacagctgctgtaagaagataatttagattcgcggctacagggcagggaggattgtcggaccggggctgttgtcggtcggtcggggaagtgccacaaaagtaaggggacctggccggctgtgctgcaaccggggcggggtgtggcggggcagaccgccccgtcccttggtagccactcgaaccgcgaggctactctcctccttacctgcactgcctgcagcacagagccaaacggaagtcttcctgactcagtcgcgcggctcttctctctaccttctctgcttgcagcacagagccgaacggaagtcttcccgacgtcagcgctgacgtcggagggagggagggctttaagctttaagccctccctcccctccgacgtcagcgctgacgtcgggaagacttccgttcggctctgtgctgcaagcagagaaggtagagagaagagccgcgcgactgagtacatccagccccgcaggaaccccgcgaccctcggaggcgtccccacgggatccccgtgaccctagggggcgtccccacgggatccccgcgaccctaggggcgtccccacgggatccccgtgacccaaagggggaacccgcgggatgcccgcgggtcccgcgggattcccgtcatccccgttcccgtgcagctctctagttacAATACAGAtttgaaggggcataatcaaaacaaacgtgtAAGTTGAATTTGGTTGTATGATGCTAGACGCTTAAAATAGTGAGTAAATGCCccttctcaaaaaatacgtctagaatattttttttctgaaaaatcatctatctggatgtccaggctattgttcgtccagaccaccagtacagctatctttataccacattctccaCCAAAATTTTGTcgaagtcccaaacgcccagaacaagaccatttggacatgagaggggccagcattgtgatggactggcccctcagacatggcagcagagcagtgtggcaccttacagggcactgttgtgaacttcacaaaaagggtgccacataatcatctcactagaactcccttataggttatgctgagacccccagaacacccccaaaacccactatacctacctgtctacaaccccaatagctcttttttttaaaattttttattaaggaTTTGAAAATTATATCCAAGAACATACTTGtttaagaaatacagaaataattgTACAAACAGGAAATTGAACAAAAAATTACATAATCTAtaaatctttcttagaccacaatcaaAGCAAGAATCAAGCAATCCAAGTGAAATTAAAGAGGAGGTTCTTCTATCTTAGAAAATAATTATTAAGGCATGGCTTAAGTTATCCCACAATTCAAATTAAACTGTTCAATAACACTAAACATTCCCAGTAACCAATTTCTTCATATCAATAAATGCCCTTAGTTGTTCTGGGGTAAAGAACATATTTTTATCCCTAAATATTTTATCATGCATTTACAAGGATAGGAGAGCAGAAATGAGGCACTCAAGGAAACCACTTCAGGTCTCATGACAAAGAATAATCTCCTTCCTTCTTGAGTTTGTCTGGCAATGTTTGGAAATATCCagacttttttttaatcacaAAATGGTACCTGAGAATTTCTAAAGATCATTTTAAAGATAGCATTAACGTCCTGTTCAAACACAAAGGAcaccaataaagttgctctttcagtattctcagtGATAGTAGATTCCAATAAGTTCGTAACATTTAAAGGAGCATTAACTGGACTTAATTGTAAATTAGCTGGATCCgatcccatttcttttttctttggcaAATAGTAAATACGGTTTACTGGTGGAATATTGTCAGAGGAAAAACTCAGAATTTCAGTCAGGTATTTTTTTCAATAAGTCAATGGGTGTCATCAccagagatttaggaaaattgagAATTCTTATATTCAATTTGCGATTAAAATTTTCTATTTGCTCAATCTTCCTAAGAGCAAGTCTTTCGTTTACCATCCCGGACGTTAAATCTTCAAGTTTCTCAgtcttgtaacatagtaacatagtaacatagtagatgacggcagataaagacccgaatggtccatccagtctgcccaacctgattcaatttaaattttttttttttttttttcttcttagctatttctgggcgagaatccaaagctttacccggtactgtgcttgagttccaactgccaaaatctctgttaagacttactccagcccatctacaccctcccagccattgaagccctccccagcccatcctccaccaaacggccatatacagacacagaccgtgcaagtctgcccagtaactggcctagttcaatatttaatattattttctgattctaaatcttctgtgttcatcccacgcttctttgaactcagtcacagttttactctcaaATTCTACTTTAGTCCCATCCAATTTCTTTCCCAGAATATCAACTGTATTTACTAAAGCTGCAACTTCATTTGAAGTCCTTGATACTGAGATGTTCAGTGTCTGGAGAGCTTCCCAAATGCTCTCCAGGGTGATTGCCGCCAGTTTCACTAGCTGGGGAGTAGCCTGCACTACTCCTCCCAGCTCTCCATGCTCTTCTCCAAATCTCGCGGCAGTTGCCCCTTGGATTGGAGTTTCCCCAGATGAGCACTCCTCACTGGGAACCACCAACTGTGCCACGGCAGGTGCCGGAGGTGGAGGAGAAACGTCAAAGTCCAGCTCCTCGACGGCTCCTCCCACCGAAGAGACAGCAGACTGCACTCTGGGCACTTGTAGAGACGAAGTGAAGACAAAACTTCACATGGATCGCTGAGCAGGTAGGGAAGTGCCTGCCGCTAAGGGTTCAGGCTGCACATTCCCCTTTCTCTTTGAATGAGGCATTTTTGAGGTAACAATGGGAGCTCTGGTCTCTAGCTCAGAAACGCTCCACtatgctgccgccatcttggattctcaccaaccccaatagctcttatggctgtaggtggcacctatacaaTTGGGTTTTACAATAGGGTTTTAGGGAGTTTTGATGggcacacatgttccaccataaatgtagtggttagagtggcttatgggcctgggtcctcctctctatggttcactagcccaccccccaggctgtTTAAGAgacctttgtgcagctctactaggctttcctatactaggtgttGATGTATGCTTTTATTCCAATCTTTGcaggggtgtgaggggggtcagtgaacactagggcagtgtgtgggggtatttactttgtgtctgcagtggttatctagtcactttggataccttaaaggcacttatacctgtttttacatcgtctaagtcacaacgtataagtttagTCTAAGAAGTCTCGTAAAACCTTCAATTATCTCTGTagaatgactaagtctaggtcgatccacatcccaccctaaccactcctccagatactccccttttagctctgggtgctcaggggcattcagaggcctaaaaagtccctggatacgtctaaaaaataggtttgattatcggGACTTTgttttattgggttttttttgttttactttatttataacccgcctttcacaaggcggctcacagtataaacatgcacaataaaatatacataaaatacatacagcaaacacaaaaaaaataagTGACCAGTGCTTACACCATCCAATGCGTTAATGTCCATATTTCATGTGACAGAATAGATGTCTTTTCAGCAACTTCTTGAAAACATCAAAATTACTCTGCTTTCAAATGTACAGAGGTAACCGATTCCATTCCTGGGGGCCCCTGCAAGAAAACATGCTTACACGTGAGGTATTCAGTTCCCTTACTGATGGCACAAACAAGTCACCATGATGGACAGAACGTAACTTTGGTAATGGGACATAAGCCTGAATAATACCCACCAGACTTGCAGGAGCCAAACCATGCACACACAAATAAACCATCACAAGCGGTCTAAAGTATATACGGTCTTTTAACTTCAACTAGTATAACTTTACATAATATTCTGTTACATGCTCAGTCCTTCCCAAACTAAAAAGAGTTTGTACCACTGAATTTTGAGCAACTGCAGTACACTCAGCAAAGTtgctgtcttttaggttgtccatgtttaagtttcgattatgagctccttagtgttttctgagatgg
This window contains:
- the DNAJC12 gene encoding dnaJ homolog subfamily C member 12 isoform X3, whose product is MHWAIKTKKEPMLEAPDVNCADIVNSEDRAQQEENKAELSAGRNVQEETKILEENMNEEELMSPKYSGSPSDSDKNYWHLRFRWSAESPSDLLRKFRNYEI